A window of Apium graveolens cultivar Ventura chromosome 8, ASM990537v1, whole genome shotgun sequence contains these coding sequences:
- the LOC141677951 gene encoding glucose-6-phosphate/phosphate translocator 2, chloroplastic-like yields MISSLVHSNLNPSFQVIPKWGLVKNPKFVFQNHFNFLKSRGFGEKGLNLVSGFEFGSLNGLKKSGFECKAYEADHSKPLDLAAQVGPSEAAQKVKISVYFATWWALNVVFNVYNKKVLNAFPYPWLTSTLSLAAGSLIMLVSWAARIAEPPKTDLEFWKTLFPVALAHTIGHVAATVSMSKVAVSFTHIIKSGEPAFSVLVSRFILGESFPMPVYLSLLPIIGGCALSAATELNFNMTGFMGAMISNLFFVFRNIFSKKGMKGKSVSGMNYYACLSMLSLLIVAPFAIAVEGPQMWAVGWQTAISQIGPNFVWWVVAQSVFYHLYNQVSYMSLDQISPLTFSVGNTMKRISVIVSSIIIFRNPVQPVNALGAAIAIAGTFLYSQAKQ; encoded by the exons ATGATTTCATCTTTGGTGCATTCAAATTTAAACCCCTCTTTTCAAGTAATACCCAAATGGGGTTTGGTTAAGAACCCTAAATTTGTGTTTCAAAACCATTTTAATTTCTTGAAATCAAGAGGGTTTGGTGAAAAGGGTTTAAATTTGGTTTCTGGGTTTGAATTTGGTTCTTTAAATGGGTTGAAAAAGAGTGGTTTTGAGTGTAAGGCTTATGAAGCTGACCATTCTAAGCCTTTGGATTTAGCTGCTCAAGTGGGTCCTTCTGAGGCTGCTCAGAAGGTTAAAATCAGTGTTTATTTTGCTACTTGGTGGGCTTTGAATGTGGTGTTTAATGTGTATAATAAGAAGGTTTTGAATGCATTTCCTTACCCTTGGCTTACATCCACTCTGTCGCTTGCGGCGGGCTCTTTGATTATGTTGGTTTCTTGGGCTGCTAGGATTGCTGAACCTCCCAAGACTGATCTTGAGTTCTGGAAGACACTTTTTCCT GTTGCATTGGCGCATACGATTGGACATGTGGCAGCTACTGTTAGTATGTCGAAGGTTGCCGTTTCGTTTACTCACATTATTAAGAGTGGTGAACCAGCTTTTAGTGTGTTGGTTTCGAGGTTTATACTTGGAGAGAGTTTCCCCATGCCGGTCTATTTGTCCCTTTTGCCAATTATTGGTGGTTGTGCACTATCAGCTGCAACCGAGCTTAATTTTAACATGACTG GTTTTATGGGCGCGATGATATCAAATTTGTTTTTTGTTTTCCGCAACATTTTTTCAAAGAAGGGAATGAAGGGGAAATCTGTCAGTGGTATGAACTATTACGCTTGTTTGTCTATGTTATCTTTACTTATCGTAGCACCTTTTGCGATTGCTGTGGAGGGCCCTCAAATGTGGGCAGTGGGCTGGCAAACGGCTATATCGCAGATCGGGCCAAATTTCGTATG GTGGGTGGTTGCGCAAAGTGTCTTCTATCATTTGTATAACCAGGTGTCATACATGTCTCTGGATCAGATCTCTCCATTGACTTTTAGCGTAGGAAATACAATGAAACGGATATCAGTCATAGTATCCTCCATCATTATTTTCCGGAACCCTGTCCAACCTGTCAATGCCCTTGGAGCTGCGATAGCTATAGCTGGGACCTTCCTTTATTCACAG GCGAAGCAGTGA
- the LOC141679845 gene encoding uncharacterized protein LOC141679845, which yields MRASAPSEIGTKGTVGSLVKKEMEYFRGVEFCHNGKKDGSNGQGYSCLNHLQSLIRRKQKIRSFRIPGNCSVVEVADIHGVSNFKYKNLQTQDF from the coding sequence ATGAGGGCATCAGCTCCAAGTGAGATAGGCACAAAAGGGACAGTAGGATCCCTTGTCAAGAAAGAGATGGAGTATTTTCGAGGAGTCGAATTTTGCCACAATGGGAAAAAAGATGGTTCTAATGGTCAAGGTTACTCATGCCTTAATCATCTTCAGTCCCTGATTAGGAGAAAACAGAAGATCAGAAGTTTTCGCATTCCGGGAAATTGCTCAGTTGTTGAAGTTGCAGATATACATGGAGTTTCCAACTTCAAGTACAAGAACCTTCAAACTCAAGACTTTTAA
- the LOC141679846 gene encoding putative serine/threonine-protein kinase PBL23 produces the protein MKKEHIRSKSSVQGPWKYNQGGDALSNIVRSVSLKTGFNKQRNECLKNGETGVPADIFTFRELAAATQNFNPEMLIGEGGFGRVYKGQLKHNNQIVAVKQLDQNGAEGAVEGNIQFLDEVVALSHARHPNLVNLIGYCADGRQKLLVNEYVSNGSLQDHLFNVSAERPPLDWHARMKIAQGTAQGLEYLHDTANPPIIYGDLKSSNILLDNEFNAKLSDFGLLKLALDKNDKDHRSMTVMETYGHCAPEYAETGEATRKSDVYNFGVLLLEILSGRRAIDTTRPTQEQHLVTWAHPIFNDRKKFHLMADPLLEDKYPIKGLYQAIAVAAMCLQEEASTRPLISDIATALEYLLCENFETNEMMYMMTENELGKEFGYQENGDTS, from the exons ATGAAGAAAGAACATATAAGGTCCAAAAGTAGTGTCCAGGGCCCCTGGAAATATAACCAAGGAGGAGATGCCTTGTCCAACATTGTCCGAAGTGTATCACTGAAAACAG GTTTCAACAAGCAAAGAAATGAATGTCTCAAAAATGGGGAAACAGGTGTTCCTGCTGATATTTTCACATTTCGAGAACTTGCTGCAGCAACGCAAAATTTTAATCCAGAAATGCTAATAGGCGAGGGAGGTTTCGGGAGGGTGTACAAAGGACAGCTCAAGCACAATAATCAA ATTGTTGCGGTCAAACAACTTGATCAAAATGGGGCAGAAGGTGCGGTGGAAGGAAATATACAGTTTTTGGATGAAGTTGTGGCACTGAGTCATGCTCGGCACCCAAACCTTGTCAATCTGATTGGTTATTGTGCTGATGGCCGCCAGAAATTGTTGGTAAATGAATATGTTTCCAATGGATCTTTGCAAGATCACCTTTTCA ATGTTTCTGCAGAAAGGCCTCCTCTTGACTGGCATGCTAGGATGAAAATAGCTCAAGGAACAGCTCAGGGATTAGAGTATTTACATGATACTGCCAACCCTCCGATAATATATGGCGActtaaaatcatcaaacataTTATTAGACAATGAATTTAATGCTAAGCTATCTGATTTTGGGCTCCTGAAGTTAGCTCTAGATAAGAATGACAAAGATCACAGGTCCATGACGGTGATGGAAACATATGGACATTGTGCACCAGAATATGCAGAAACAGGTGAGGCAACACGGAAGTCAGATGTCTATAACTTTGGAGTTCTGTTGCTTGAAATCTTATCAGGACGAAGAGCTATCGATACAACAAGACCAACTCAGGAACAACATTTAGTCACTTGG GCACACCCAATATTTAATGACAGGAAAAAGTTTCACTTAATGGCAGATCCTTTGCTTGAGGATAAATATCCGATAAAGGGTCTTTACCAAGCTATAGCTGTGGCAgccatgtgtttacaagaagaAGCTAGTACCAGACCTTTGATTTCGGATATAGCCACTGCTTTGGAGTACTTGCTCTGTGAGAATTTCGAAACCAATGAAATGATGTACATGATGACAGAAAATGAACTTGGAAAGGAATTCGGATACCAAGAAAATGGCGATACTTCATGA